The genomic window CACGATCGGGCCGGGATCGTTCACCGGGCTTCGCATCGGCATTTCGACCGTGCTCGGTCTCGCCGAGGCGACGGGTAAGGCGGCGATCGGAGTCACCACGTTGGAAGCGGTCGCTTTCCCTTATCTCAACGGTGCGTGGCCGGTGGCCGCCTGTCTCGACGCCAAACGGGGGCAGATCTACGCACAGGTGTTCCGGGGAGGCTTCGGCCTTGCCGATTCGGACGGGGACCCGCGCGCCTGGAAACCCGCCGATTTCGCCGCGTCGCTGGCCGAACCGACGCTCGTCGTCGGAGACGGCGCGGATGCGTATCGCGACGTGCTGCGCGATTCCTCGAACGGCCGCGCGGTGCCGGTCGCTCCGGGACTGTGCTACCATCTCGCCGAATCGGTCGCGATGATCGCCGAACGGCGCGCGGCAACTGACGCGGTGACGACCCCGCCCATCCCGCTATACGTTCGTTCCTGGGACTCCGGCGACGCCGCCGATCCCGGGCCGCGATAGATCGGAGACGCTATGTGGTTTCAGGAGAAAAAGCCGGGACAGCAGACCAGTCCGCGATTCCTGCGGCGGGCGCGTCGTATCGGCGCGTCCAAGACGCAGGGCACCCGCAGGGGATTCTACCTCTTCCCGAACCTCGTCACCTCCGGCTCGCTGCTGCTC from Deltaproteobacteria bacterium includes these protein-coding regions:
- the tsaB gene encoding tRNA (adenosine(37)-N6)-threonylcarbamoyltransferase complex dimerization subunit type 1 TsaB, yielding MIVLAIDTSGPCAEIALRDGDERLATTSLRGAAHHSETLIVALDALLAHLRLGVNDIDLFACTIGPGSFTGLRIGISTVLGLAEATGKAAIGVTTLEAVAFPYLNGAWPVAACLDAKRGQIYAQVFRGGFGLADSDGDPRAWKPADFAASLAEPTLVVGDGADAYRDVLRDSSNGRAVPVAPGLCYHLAESVAMIAERRAATDAVTTPPIPLYVRSWDSGDAADPGPR